The proteins below are encoded in one region of Casimicrobium huifangae:
- a CDS encoding MFS transporter — protein MLNVALKLPRTVWFLGAVSFLNDAASDAIYPLLPLFFAATFAVGAQALGIIEGAANATAALMKLVSGYFYDRSQRAKGWLIIGYTLPALSRPLIALASSTPVVLLLRMGDRIGKGLRTSPRDALLAAAVPADRRGLAYGLHRSMDHAGAVAGPLAAAALLAAGWSVREVILWTIVPGVLSVLLVAMLREPEGLAVGNGKIDWQWQSLPAPLKRYLVALGVFTLSQASNMFLLLRAKETGFTDTQIPLLWAGFSALAMLLSTPLSALSDRVDRRSLLCGAWVVYALLFAAFGLLPSRVGTTIALFVGYAIFIAATEGAEKALIAELAPQAQLGTAFGWFHLVSGVMLLPASALFGWLWSHAGSTTAFMVSASTSFIAAGLLLRARRAER, from the coding sequence ATGCTGAACGTCGCCTTGAAATTGCCCCGCACGGTCTGGTTTCTCGGGGCGGTGAGCTTTCTCAACGATGCGGCCAGCGATGCCATTTATCCATTGCTGCCGCTTTTCTTCGCCGCCACCTTCGCCGTCGGTGCGCAGGCGCTGGGGATCATCGAAGGCGCGGCCAACGCCACGGCAGCCCTGATGAAACTGGTGTCGGGCTATTTCTATGATCGTTCGCAACGGGCCAAGGGCTGGTTGATCATTGGCTATACGTTGCCTGCGCTGTCGCGGCCGTTGATCGCGCTGGCCAGTTCAACGCCGGTGGTGCTGCTGTTGCGGATGGGCGACCGGATCGGCAAGGGGCTACGCACCAGTCCGCGCGACGCACTGCTGGCCGCCGCCGTACCGGCTGACCGCCGTGGCCTCGCCTACGGTCTGCACCGCAGCATGGATCACGCCGGTGCCGTGGCAGGGCCGCTTGCTGCTGCCGCCCTGCTCGCTGCCGGCTGGAGTGTGCGTGAAGTGATCCTGTGGACCATCGTGCCCGGCGTGCTGAGTGTGCTGCTGGTGGCGATGCTGCGAGAGCCCGAGGGGCTGGCAGTCGGCAACGGCAAAATCGACTGGCAGTGGCAGAGTCTGCCGGCACCATTGAAACGCTACCTCGTTGCGCTCGGGGTGTTCACGCTGTCGCAGGCGAGCAATATGTTTTTGTTGCTCCGGGCCAAAGAGACCGGTTTTACCGATACCCAGATTCCCCTGTTGTGGGCTGGGTTCTCGGCACTGGCGATGCTGCTGTCGACGCCGCTGTCGGCGCTGTCTGATCGTGTGGACCGCCGCTCCCTGCTGTGCGGCGCGTGGGTGGTTTACGCCCTGCTGTTTGCCGCGTTCGGCCTGCTGCCGTCCCGCGTCGGGACCACCATCGCACTGTTCGTGGGTTACGCCATCTTCATCGCCGCCACCGAGGGCGCGGAAAAGGCGCTGATCGCGGAGCTGGCACCACAGGCACAGCTGGGCACGGCGTTCGGGTGGTTCCATCTGGTCAGCGGCGTGATGCTGCTGCCAGCCTCGGCGCTTTTTGGATGGCTCTGGAGCCACGCTGGATCGACAACCGCCTTCATGGTCAGCGCCTCAACGTCGTTCATTGCGGCGGGACTGCTGTTGCGAGCCAGGCGAGCCGAGCGCTGA
- a CDS encoding ABC transporter substrate-binding protein → MKKTITALAPLVLGLMAAPSFAQQVNAYCSTNQSWCEMAATEFTKATGVKVVQTHLGTGEALARLKAEASNPKTDIWWGGTGDPFLAAAEQGLLEPYRPAYLKDLYDWSVRQYDMSGNMVGGFYTSFIGIGYNEEVLTKAKLPVPKCWADLADPKYKGHVEMANPGSSGGAYTIVAGLVQQMGEDKAFDYMKKLHKNITQYTKSSQAQAKNVARGEATIGISFLFGFEEERQAGFKAVKSFAPCEGTSYEVGGIALIKGSRNGDNAKKFYDWLMGPVGQGIGAKANSLQNPANKTFKQDAKIPTMDGVKLINYDFKKYGASTERKRILEKWEKEVNSLPR, encoded by the coding sequence ATGAAAAAGACAATCACCGCGTTGGCCCCTCTGGTTCTTGGCCTGATGGCGGCACCCTCGTTCGCACAACAGGTCAATGCCTATTGCTCCACCAATCAGTCGTGGTGCGAAATGGCAGCGACCGAGTTCACCAAGGCGACTGGCGTCAAGGTCGTACAAACCCACCTTGGCACCGGCGAAGCGCTGGCGCGCCTGAAGGCGGAGGCGAGCAATCCGAAGACCGACATCTGGTGGGGCGGCACCGGTGACCCGTTTCTCGCCGCCGCCGAGCAGGGCCTGCTGGAACCGTATCGCCCGGCGTACCTCAAGGACCTCTACGACTGGAGCGTGCGCCAGTACGACATGAGCGGCAACATGGTGGGCGGCTTCTACACCAGCTTCATTGGCATCGGTTACAACGAAGAAGTGCTGACCAAGGCGAAGCTGCCGGTGCCGAAGTGCTGGGCTGATCTGGCCGATCCGAAGTACAAGGGCCACGTTGAAATGGCGAACCCGGGCTCCTCGGGCGGTGCCTACACCATCGTTGCCGGACTTGTGCAGCAGATGGGCGAAGACAAGGCCTTCGACTACATGAAGAAGCTGCACAAGAACATTACGCAGTACACCAAGAGCTCGCAGGCGCAGGCGAAGAACGTCGCTCGCGGCGAGGCCACGATTGGTATCTCGTTCCTGTTTGGTTTTGAGGAAGAGCGTCAGGCTGGTTTCAAGGCGGTGAAGTCGTTCGCGCCGTGTGAAGGCACCTCCTACGAAGTAGGCGGCATCGCGCTGATCAAGGGCTCGCGCAATGGCGACAACGCGAAGAAGTTTTACGACTGGCTGATGGGCCCGGTGGGGCAGGGCATCGGCGCCAAGGCGAATTCGCTGCAGAACCCGGCCAACAAGACGTTCAAGCAGGACGCCAAGATCCCGACGATGGATGGCGTGAAACTGATCAACTACGACTTCAAGAAATACGGCGCCTCGACCGAGCGCAAGCGCATTCTTGAAAAGTGGGAAAAAGAAGTGAATTCGCTGCCGCGCTAG
- a CDS encoding ABC transporter substrate-binding protein yields the protein MKSLLFGLAALCGALAMPVAQAQQLNILCSTEADWCESKAREFSVATGIKVSMVRKATGEVYAQIKAEAANPKADVWYGGTHDPHLQAANEGLLQPYVSANMKEQYPWSADLLAKSGNQVAGIYRITLGFGYNRELLAKKNQKPPACWSDLVKPEYVGEIETSSPATSGTAYTILATVVQLMGEDRAFDYLRALHKNVNRYTTSGTAQRQSVSRGESLIGVTFLDEFIPEQHVGAPVETVLPCEGTGYSVGAMSIAKGARNLAEAKKFYDWALTAEAQTIRDQTKVIAIPSNRSAYAPEPVKALEKAKLINYDFVKYGSSAERKRLIDRWDREVRSAPR from the coding sequence ATGAAATCTCTTCTGTTTGGCCTCGCTGCGCTGTGCGGTGCTCTTGCGATGCCGGTCGCGCAGGCGCAGCAACTCAATATCCTGTGCTCGACCGAGGCGGACTGGTGCGAGAGCAAGGCCCGTGAATTCTCGGTGGCGACCGGTATCAAGGTCAGCATGGTGCGCAAGGCAACCGGCGAGGTGTACGCGCAGATCAAGGCCGAAGCAGCCAATCCCAAGGCGGACGTCTGGTATGGCGGCACCCATGATCCGCACCTGCAGGCCGCCAACGAAGGTCTGCTGCAGCCGTACGTCAGCGCCAACATGAAGGAGCAGTACCCGTGGTCAGCGGATTTGCTGGCCAAGAGCGGCAATCAGGTCGCCGGCATTTACCGGATCACCCTGGGCTTCGGCTACAACCGTGAGCTGCTGGCGAAAAAGAACCAGAAGCCGCCCGCCTGCTGGAGCGATCTGGTGAAGCCGGAGTACGTCGGCGAGATTGAGACCTCCAGCCCGGCTACCAGCGGCACCGCTTACACCATCCTCGCAACCGTTGTGCAACTGATGGGTGAGGATCGCGCGTTTGACTACTTGCGTGCGCTCCACAAGAACGTGAACCGCTACACCACCAGCGGCACCGCGCAGCGGCAGAGCGTGTCGCGCGGTGAATCGCTGATTGGGGTGACCTTTCTCGACGAGTTCATCCCGGAGCAACACGTAGGCGCACCGGTCGAAACTGTGCTGCCCTGCGAGGGCACCGGTTACAGCGTCGGCGCGATGAGCATCGCGAAAGGTGCCCGCAATCTGGCCGAGGCGAAAAAGTTCTACGACTGGGCACTGACCGCCGAGGCACAGACTATCCGTGACCAGACCAAGGTAATCGCCATTCCGTCGAACCGCAGCGCCTATGCGCCAGAGCCAGTCAAGGCGCTGGAAAAGGCGAAGCTGATCAATTACGACTTCGTGAAGTATGGCTCCAGCGCCGAGCGCAAGCGGCTCATCGACAGATGGGATCGTGAGGTTCGCAGCGCGCCGCGTTGA
- a CDS encoding VOC family protein has protein sequence MNAVTTTLDHIVVAARSLDEGRAWCRETLGVEASGGGKHDGLATHNTLLRLGAPDERRYLEIIAIDADAGAPRFPRWFGLDSAAVQREIAHGPRLVAWVARCAGAPDAIERFAATPGYAANVVRPASRGDFRWRFAFTPDGERIAGGVLPHLIQWDVAAHPAERLPDSSVRLSSLLLGAPDPDAALDMLGLLALDDGFVHVGQSATPHLVATLTTPNGIVILD, from the coding sequence ATGAACGCCGTCACCACCACGCTGGATCACATCGTCGTAGCCGCACGGTCGCTGGATGAAGGGCGAGCGTGGTGCCGCGAGACGCTGGGGGTCGAAGCCAGCGGAGGCGGCAAGCACGACGGCCTTGCTACGCACAATACCTTGCTCAGGTTGGGAGCGCCTGACGAACGGCGCTACCTCGAAATCATCGCCATTGATGCCGATGCCGGCGCGCCCCGGTTTCCGCGCTGGTTCGGTCTGGACAGCGCCGCGGTGCAGCGGGAGATCGCGCACGGTCCTCGGCTCGTGGCGTGGGTTGCGCGTTGCGCCGGGGCACCCGACGCCATCGAGCGGTTCGCAGCGACACCTGGCTACGCAGCCAACGTAGTGCGACCGGCGTCGCGCGGCGACTTCCGCTGGCGCTTCGCGTTCACGCCGGACGGCGAGCGCATCGCCGGTGGCGTGTTGCCGCACCTCATTCAATGGGACGTTGCCGCCCATCCGGCCGAGCGATTGCCTGACAGCAGTGTGAGACTTTCATCCCTGCTACTGGGGGCGCCCGACCCCGACGCGGCTCTGGACATGCTCGGCCTGCTCGCGCTTGACGACGGTTTCGTTCATGTCGGGCAGAGCGCCACGCCGCATCTGGTGGCGACGCTGACCACGCCGAACGGCATCGTGATCCTGGACTGA
- the dtd gene encoding D-aminoacyl-tRNA deacylase: MRVLVQRVSAANVVVNGATTGAIGNGLLLLVGVTHDDSEAIEDRMADKIVKLRIFSDDAGLMNRSVLDVGGEILAVSQFTLYADARKGNRPSYTDAARPEQASPAFDRFVGKLAARLGKPVPTGIFGADMKVSLTNDGPVTIWLDSAVL, from the coding sequence ATGAGAGTGCTGGTGCAGCGGGTGTCCGCAGCGAACGTCGTGGTTAATGGCGCCACTACCGGCGCCATTGGCAATGGGTTGTTGCTGTTGGTTGGCGTGACGCATGACGATAGTGAGGCCATCGAGGACCGCATGGCCGACAAGATCGTCAAGTTGCGCATTTTCAGCGACGACGCGGGACTGATGAACCGCAGCGTGCTGGACGTCGGCGGCGAAATTCTCGCGGTCAGCCAGTTCACGCTGTACGCCGACGCCCGCAAGGGCAACCGGCCGAGCTACACCGACGCCGCGCGCCCGGAGCAGGCGTCACCGGCCTTCGACCGCTTTGTCGGCAAGCTCGCCGCGCGTCTTGGCAAGCCGGTACCGACGGGAATCTTCGGCGCCGACATGAAGGTCAGCCTGACCAACGATGGCCCAGTGACCATCTGGCTGGATTCGGCGGTGCTGTGA
- a CDS encoding 2OG-Fe(II) oxygenase produces MIASAIHINEQIADRLASDGWYVGESIFDAALGARLRDRAHELARRGALQPARIGRSTAAQGQTDLRRDDTLWLADAPEDAAERDALVAVHALRTTLNTSLYIGARSAELHFARYAPGAFYRTHRDRFRDDDARMITLVFYLNDDWSAGAGGELVLYERDDSGAVLARVPPRAGTMVCFRSELFPHEVLPAAQQRFSLTGWLRRDERMTV; encoded by the coding sequence ATGATCGCATCTGCCATCCATATCAATGAACAGATCGCCGACCGGCTGGCGAGCGACGGCTGGTATGTCGGCGAGTCGATCTTTGACGCGGCGTTAGGTGCACGCCTGCGAGATCGCGCTCACGAGCTGGCGCGGCGGGGCGCCCTGCAACCCGCGCGCATTGGCCGCAGCACGGCTGCGCAGGGCCAGACGGACCTCCGCCGCGACGACACCCTGTGGCTTGCTGATGCTCCGGAAGACGCGGCAGAACGGGACGCGCTGGTGGCGGTCCACGCCCTGCGAACGACACTCAATACATCGCTATACATCGGCGCGCGATCAGCGGAACTGCACTTTGCACGCTACGCGCCGGGCGCTTTCTACCGCACGCATCGCGATCGCTTTCGCGATGACGACGCCCGGATGATTACGTTGGTGTTCTATCTGAACGATGACTGGAGCGCCGGTGCTGGTGGCGAGCTGGTGCTTTATGAGCGCGACGACAGCGGAGCGGTGCTCGCCCGCGTGCCGCCGCGCGCCGGAACGATGGTGTGTTTTCGCAGTGAACTGTTCCCGCACGAGGTGCTGCCGGCAGCGCAGCAGCGCTTTTCGCTTACCGGCTGGCTGCGACGTGATGAACGGATGACGGTATGA
- the denD gene encoding D-erythronate dehydrogenase: MRVVITGGAGFLGKLLAQKILSRGQLNDAHGVLREVSELVLVDMTAAQDEPWLADSRVSQVVGDIADRAVLARALTAATGSIFHLAAVVSGQAEADFDIGMRVNVDATRTLLELTRALPEPPKFVFTSSIAVFGGNLPAVLPDDQRLTPQGSYGAQKAMGELLVSDMSRRGMIDGRALRLPTITVRPGKPNKAASSFASGIIREPLAGVDAVCPVVPATRMWVQSPPRVIENLLIGHDAPATAFGFDRSISVPGISVAVGDMVASLRRVAGDAVAGRVSWQLDPAIDRLVSSWPQAFAADRGRALGMTADDDFDDIVRAYMAATAASRQ; encoded by the coding sequence ATGCGCGTCGTCATTACCGGTGGTGCCGGTTTCCTGGGCAAATTGCTGGCGCAGAAAATACTGTCGCGCGGGCAATTAAATGATGCTCACGGCGTGCTGCGTGAAGTCAGCGAACTGGTTCTGGTGGACATGACCGCCGCGCAGGACGAACCCTGGCTTGCCGACAGTCGTGTGTCGCAGGTGGTGGGTGATATTGCCGATCGCGCCGTGCTAGCCCGCGCGTTGACAGCTGCAACCGGCAGCATTTTTCATCTGGCAGCAGTGGTCAGCGGTCAGGCCGAGGCGGATTTCGATATCGGCATGCGGGTCAACGTCGACGCCACGCGAACGCTGCTTGAGCTCACCCGCGCGCTGCCCGAGCCACCCAAATTTGTGTTCACCAGCTCGATCGCCGTGTTCGGCGGCAACCTGCCCGCCGTGCTGCCGGATGATCAGCGCCTGACGCCACAGGGTTCGTATGGCGCCCAAAAGGCGATGGGAGAGCTGCTGGTCAGCGATATGTCGCGGCGCGGCATGATTGATGGCCGCGCTTTGCGGCTGCCCACCATCACGGTGCGCCCAGGCAAGCCGAACAAGGCGGCGTCGAGCTTCGCCAGCGGCATCATTCGCGAACCGCTCGCCGGCGTCGATGCCGTCTGCCCGGTGGTGCCAGCAACACGCATGTGGGTACAGAGCCCGCCGCGAGTGATCGAGAACCTGCTGATCGGCCATGACGCTCCGGCTACCGCATTCGGCTTTGACCGCAGCATCAGCGTGCCTGGCATTTCGGTCGCGGTGGGTGATATGGTGGCGTCGTTGCGCCGCGTGGCCGGAGACGCAGTTGCAGGGCGCGTGTCGTGGCAACTTGATCCAGCGATTGACCGGCTGGTATCGTCGTGGCCGCAGGCGTTTGCCGCCGACCGCGGGCGGGCGCTGGGGATGACTGCGGACGACGATTTTGACGATATCGTGCGCGCCTACATGGCTGCTACTGCCGCGAGCCGGCAGTAG
- a CDS encoding class II aldolase/adducin family protein, translating into MSEWNGDKVKASVSAEEWQTRVDLAACYRAVAMMGWDDLVFTHITAKIPGEGHHFLINPYGFMFEEITASSLVKIDLAGNKLDDNPHPINPAGFVIHSAIHTARDDAKCVLHTHSLNGVAVSAQKGGVLPISQQSIFVLANLAYHSYEGVALMDDEKPRLVADLGAKNFFMLRNHGLLTVAPTIPDAFQLMYIFEAACTIQVRAQAGGELIPIPQAIIDNAAAQSRQVTRGQGGQLSWPGVLRRLQRRFPGFDS; encoded by the coding sequence ATGAGCGAATGGAATGGCGACAAGGTGAAAGCCAGCGTCTCGGCCGAGGAATGGCAGACCCGCGTTGACCTCGCAGCCTGTTATCGCGCGGTGGCGATGATGGGCTGGGACGATCTGGTGTTCACCCACATCACCGCGAAAATTCCCGGCGAGGGGCATCACTTCCTGATCAATCCCTATGGCTTCATGTTCGAGGAAATCACTGCCTCGTCACTGGTCAAGATTGATCTCGCAGGCAACAAGCTCGACGACAATCCGCACCCCATCAATCCCGCTGGCTTCGTCATTCACAGTGCAATTCATACCGCCCGCGACGATGCCAAATGCGTGCTGCATACGCACAGCCTGAACGGGGTGGCCGTGAGTGCGCAAAAGGGCGGGGTGCTGCCGATCTCGCAACAGTCCATCTTTGTGCTGGCCAATCTCGCCTATCACAGCTACGAGGGCGTCGCGCTGATGGACGACGAGAAACCGCGGCTGGTCGCGGATCTCGGCGCCAAGAATTTCTTCATGCTGCGCAATCACGGCCTGCTGACGGTGGCGCCGACGATCCCCGACGCCTTCCAGTTGATGTACATCTTCGAGGCGGCCTGCACGATTCAGGTCCGCGCACAGGCGGGCGGTGAGCTGATTCCGATTCCGCAGGCGATCATCGACAACGCGGCGGCGCAGTCCCGCCAGGTCACCCGCGGGCAGGGCGGGCAGTTGTCGTGGCCTGGCGTATTGCGGCGGCTGCAGCGCCGCTTTCCGGGGTTCGACAGCTAG
- a CDS encoding phosphotransferase → MSDTVSRSELFTGTRPVAEQHRFDVAALEAYLREHVEGFAGPLSVEQFKGGQSNPTFKLITPGKTYVMRSKPGPAAKLLPSAHAIDREFRVMRGLAGSEVPVATMHTLCEDESVIGRAFYVMDFVDGRVLWEPQLPGMTPPQRTAIFDEMNRVMAALHRVDFTAAGLADYGRHEGYLSRQIARWTKQYRASETESIAAMDALIEWLPAHIPAGEETSIVHGDYRLDNVIFHPTEPRILAVLDWELSTLGHPLADFAYHCMTWVLPPGSGRGMAGVDLAGTGIPSLQQYTARYCGRTGRPDGIPNFEFYLAYNMFRLAGILQGIMKRVVDGTAASAQAVAMGKSARPIAEQGWQIAKSIQ, encoded by the coding sequence GTGTCGGACACAGTCAGTCGGTCGGAATTGTTCACGGGCACGCGACCGGTGGCCGAACAGCATCGCTTCGACGTTGCTGCGCTGGAGGCCTATCTGCGCGAGCACGTCGAGGGCTTCGCTGGTCCGCTGAGCGTCGAGCAGTTCAAGGGCGGTCAATCGAATCCGACCTTCAAGCTCATCACACCCGGCAAGACCTACGTGATGCGCTCCAAGCCCGGCCCGGCGGCGAAACTGCTGCCTTCGGCACACGCCATTGATCGTGAATTTCGCGTGATGCGCGGGCTGGCTGGCAGCGAGGTACCAGTCGCCACCATGCACACATTGTGCGAGGACGAGTCAGTCATCGGTCGCGCGTTCTACGTGATGGATTTTGTCGATGGCCGTGTGCTCTGGGAGCCGCAGTTGCCGGGCATGACGCCTCCGCAGCGCACCGCCATCTTCGACGAAATGAACCGGGTGATGGCCGCGCTGCATCGCGTCGACTTCACTGCTGCGGGGCTTGCCGATTATGGTCGCCACGAGGGTTACCTGTCGCGCCAGATTGCCCGCTGGACCAAGCAGTACCGGGCCTCCGAGACCGAATCGATCGCCGCGATGGACGCACTGATCGAGTGGTTGCCAGCGCACATTCCGGCAGGTGAAGAAACCAGCATCGTGCACGGCGACTATCGCCTCGACAATGTGATCTTTCACCCGACCGAGCCGCGCATTCTGGCGGTGCTTGACTGGGAGCTTTCGACGCTGGGGCACCCGCTGGCGGACTTTGCCTATCACTGCATGACCTGGGTGCTGCCGCCAGGCAGCGGCCGCGGCATGGCGGGGGTCGATCTTGCCGGCACCGGCATCCCGTCGCTGCAGCAATACACCGCACGCTACTGCGGACGCACCGGGCGCCCGGATGGCATCCCCAATTTCGAGTTCTACCTCGCCTACAACATGTTCCGCCTCGCCGGCATCCTGCAGGGCATCATGAAGCGCGTCGTCGATGGCACGGCTGCGAGCGCGCAGGCGGTGGCAATGGGCAAATCAGCACGACCGATCGCCGAACAGGGCTGGCAGATCGCAAAGAGCATTCAGTAA
- a CDS encoding acyl-CoA dehydrogenase family protein, with protein sequence MDFQHSDKVKDYQARLLRFFDEHIYPNEHRYENDVADNTKAGNRWAPTKVVEELKPIARAQGLWNLFCPHTEYGAGLNNMEYAPLAEIMGRVMWASEVFNCSAPDTGNMETIIQYGTAEQKAQWLPDLLAGKTRSAFAMTEPAVASSDATNIETRIVRDGDHYVINGRKWWISGAGDPRCAVYILMGKNDPDAPKHLQQSMVLVPANTPGVTVVRPLNVFGYDHAPHGHCEILFENVRVPVSNILLGEGRGFEIAQGRLGPGRIHHCMRSIGVAERALELMCKRLASRVAFGKPVAAQSVWHERIAEARCMIDQARFLTLNAAWMMDVAGNKVAKQQIAMIKVVAPTMALQVVDWAIQAHGGGGVSDDFPLAGAWANLRTLRFADGPDEVHRNAIAKTELGKYVSR encoded by the coding sequence ATGGACTTTCAGCATTCCGACAAGGTCAAGGACTATCAGGCACGGCTGCTCCGCTTCTTCGACGAGCACATCTACCCGAATGAGCACCGTTACGAGAATGACGTGGCCGACAACACCAAGGCGGGCAATCGCTGGGCGCCAACCAAAGTCGTTGAGGAGCTGAAGCCAATCGCCCGCGCGCAGGGGCTGTGGAACCTGTTCTGCCCACACACCGAGTACGGTGCCGGGCTCAACAACATGGAATACGCGCCGCTGGCCGAGATCATGGGCCGCGTGATGTGGGCCTCCGAGGTGTTCAACTGCTCGGCGCCCGACACCGGCAACATGGAGACCATCATCCAGTACGGCACGGCGGAACAGAAGGCGCAGTGGTTGCCCGATCTGCTCGCTGGCAAGACGCGCTCGGCATTCGCGATGACCGAGCCAGCGGTGGCTTCGTCTGACGCCACCAACATCGAGACCCGCATCGTGCGCGATGGGGATCACTACGTCATCAACGGCCGCAAATGGTGGATCTCCGGCGCCGGTGACCCGCGCTGCGCGGTGTACATCCTGATGGGCAAAAACGATCCGGACGCACCCAAGCATTTGCAGCAGTCGATGGTGCTGGTCCCCGCCAACACGCCCGGCGTGACGGTAGTCCGCCCACTCAATGTGTTCGGCTATGACCACGCGCCGCACGGGCACTGCGAAATCCTGTTCGAGAACGTCCGGGTGCCGGTGAGCAACATCCTGCTTGGCGAAGGACGTGGTTTTGAGATTGCCCAGGGTCGTCTCGGGCCGGGCCGCATCCATCACTGCATGCGTTCGATCGGCGTGGCCGAGCGCGCGCTGGAATTGATGTGCAAGCGGCTGGCCAGCCGCGTCGCCTTCGGCAAGCCGGTCGCCGCACAATCGGTGTGGCATGAGCGCATCGCCGAGGCACGCTGCATGATCGATCAGGCGCGCTTCCTCACCCTCAACGCGGCATGGATGATGGACGTCGCGGGCAACAAGGTGGCCAAGCAGCAGATCGCGATGATCAAGGTGGTGGCACCGACGATGGCGCTGCAGGTCGTCGACTGGGCCATTCAGGCGCACGGCGGTGGTGGTGTCAGCGACGACTTCCCGCTCGCGGGCGCGTGGGCGAACCTGCGCACACTGCGCTTTGCCGACGGTCCCGACGAAGTGCATCGCAATGCCATTGCCAAGACGGAGCTCGGCAAGTACGTGTCACGCTGA
- the radC gene encoding RadC family protein codes for MSIRDWPADDRPREKLLEHGAQALTDAELLAIFLRIGVAGKSAVELARELLQRFGSVAGVVAAPRDEFCSLHGMGEAKFVQLQATVEIARRALASEMAERPLLNSPDIVKDYLRLSLGHERVEVFVALWLDAQHRLIEMQTLFRGTLAQTSVYPREVVRAALAKNAAAVILAHNHPSGSTQPSQADRSLTRVLKDALALIDVAVLDHCIVGATEAATQGAMPVRSMAMMGEL; via the coding sequence ATGAGCATTCGGGACTGGCCGGCCGATGACCGGCCGCGTGAAAAACTGCTGGAGCATGGCGCGCAGGCCTTGACCGACGCCGAACTGTTGGCCATCTTCCTGCGTATCGGCGTCGCCGGCAAGAGTGCGGTGGAGTTGGCGCGCGAGCTGTTACAGCGCTTCGGCTCCGTCGCTGGTGTCGTGGCGGCGCCGCGCGACGAGTTCTGCAGCCTGCATGGCATGGGCGAAGCGAAGTTTGTCCAGCTTCAGGCGACCGTAGAAATCGCCCGCCGGGCCCTTGCCAGCGAAATGGCGGAACGCCCCCTGCTCAATTCACCCGACATCGTGAAGGACTACTTGCGGCTGTCGCTTGGGCACGAACGCGTTGAAGTGTTCGTGGCACTCTGGCTTGACGCGCAGCACCGGCTGATTGAGATGCAGACGCTGTTCCGTGGCACGCTGGCGCAGACCAGCGTCTATCCACGCGAGGTGGTGCGCGCGGCGCTGGCGAAGAACGCCGCGGCGGTGATCCTCGCCCACAACCATCCGTCCGGTTCAACGCAGCCGAGTCAGGCCGACCGTTCGCTCACTCGGGTGCTAAAGGATGCCCTGGCGCTGATCGACGTTGCGGTGCTCGATCACTGCATCGTCGGCGCTACCGAGGCCGCCACGCAAGGCGCGATGCCGGTGCGTTCGATGGCGATGATGGGAGAGTTGTAA
- the rnhA gene encoding ribonuclease HI, whose protein sequence is MSARNEAQEPEVIIYTDGACKGNPGPGGWGVLMISGDHRRELHGGETMTTNNRMELTAAIEALRALKRHCRVRLFTDSSYVKQGIETWIHGWKRNGWRTADKKPVKNADLWQTLDELAATHRVEWRWVKGHAGDPGNERADELSNIGIPK, encoded by the coding sequence ATGAGTGCACGCAATGAGGCGCAGGAGCCGGAGGTGATCATCTACACCGATGGCGCCTGCAAGGGCAACCCCGGGCCGGGCGGCTGGGGGGTGCTGATGATCTCGGGGGATCATCGGCGCGAGCTGCACGGTGGCGAGACGATGACCACCAATAACCGCATGGAACTGACTGCCGCGATCGAAGCGCTGCGTGCACTCAAGCGCCATTGCCGTGTGCGCCTGTTCACCGACTCAAGTTACGTGAAGCAGGGTATCGAGACGTGGATTCATGGCTGGAAACGCAACGGCTGGCGTACCGCCGACAAAAAACCGGTGAAGAACGCTGACCTCTGGCAGACACTCGACGAACTGGCGGCGACGCATCGCGTGGAGTGGCGCTGGGTCAAGGGCCACGCGGGCGACCCCGGCAACGAGCGGGCGGACGAGCTGTCGAATATCGGGATTCCGAAGTAG